A section of the Candidatus Poribacteria bacterium genome encodes:
- a CDS encoding L-rhamnonate dehydratase (catalyzes the formation of 2-keto-3-deoxy-L-rhamnonate from L-rhamnonate): MKIKDIQTVRINVPPRDIKRTEPRREVWSSHAEVANPMSRYPQYKRHRSSWMPKKWDTVYVKVTAEDGTWGIGETSFGTPVAAIIDEHFAPMLIGENCFAVEKIWDMMFRMSKPYGSQGLTSCAMSGVDIALWDLNGKIKNQPVYELLGGPLREKMFAYATGNDTDWQLELGFKAVKLACPYGPVDGEWGLKENEKLVEKTREMVGDDVEIMLDCYMAFDVDYTIRLAHRLRPYRLKWIEEFLIPEDIDGLVKVKEAVDWVSLASGEHHYTRFPFQQIIERRCLDILQPDTFWVGGITECVKICHLADAAGLTVIFHGGGLRQSGLHLSAAMPNTPWVEYYLGVPPGVPLEETILFDGESLPTDSYISPNDGPGLGLHIEEEWLTPRNPR, encoded by the coding sequence ATGAAAATCAAAGACATACAGACCGTCCGAATCAACGTGCCGCCGCGAGACATCAAACGCACAGAACCCCGCCGCGAAGTGTGGAGTTCCCACGCCGAAGTCGCAAATCCGATGTCGCGCTACCCACAATACAAACGCCACCGTTCCAGTTGGATGCCGAAGAAGTGGGATACCGTTTACGTCAAAGTTACCGCTGAAGACGGCACTTGGGGTATAGGCGAAACCTCTTTCGGCACCCCAGTCGCTGCTATTATTGATGAACACTTTGCACCAATGCTAATTGGTGAAAACTGCTTTGCCGTTGAGAAGATTTGGGATATGATGTTCCGTATGTCCAAACCTTACGGTTCACAAGGCTTAACCAGTTGTGCAATGAGCGGGGTTGATATTGCCCTATGGGATCTGAACGGCAAAATCAAGAACCAACCCGTCTATGAACTACTCGGTGGACCGCTACGTGAGAAGATGTTCGCTTACGCTACTGGCAACGATACCGATTGGCAGTTGGAACTCGGATTCAAGGCGGTGAAGTTGGCGTGTCCCTATGGACCAGTAGATGGCGAATGGGGCTTGAAAGAGAACGAAAAACTGGTCGAGAAAACCAGAGAAATGGTCGGCGACGACGTTGAAATTATGCTTGATTGCTATATGGCTTTCGATGTCGATTACACCATCCGATTGGCACACCGCCTCCGTCCGTATCGTCTTAAATGGATTGAAGAGTTCCTCATTCCAGAAGACATTGACGGTTTGGTGAAAGTTAAAGAGGCTGTCGATTGGGTGAGCTTGGCGAGTGGCGAGCATCACTACACCCGTTTCCCGTTTCAGCAGATTATTGAAAGGCGGTGCTTGGATATTTTACAACCGGATACCTTCTGGGTGGGCGGCATCACCGAGTGTGTCAAAATCTGCCATCTCGCAGATGCTGCAGGACTCACCGTTATCTTTCACGGGGGTGGGCTTCGACAATCGGGACTCCATCTTTCCGCCGCTATGCCCAATACGCCTTGGGTTGAATATTATCTTGGTGTCCCACCCGGGGTGCCGTTGGAGGAGACGATACTGTTTGACGGTGAATCTCTCCCGACAGATAGCTACATCTCTCCGAATGACGGTCCTGGACTCGGTTTACACATTGAAGAGGAGTGGCTAACGCCGAGAAATCCGCGATAA